A stretch of Malus sylvestris chromosome 11, drMalSylv7.2, whole genome shotgun sequence DNA encodes these proteins:
- the LOC126590651 gene encoding uncharacterized protein LOC126590651 has product MARFGYYTSRSRWGPRRGSCSSSISTVPQSTYSALSGKRSPSACDEVAVRYPNGGSTVFYHSNFRPSAIGRGISDDQCQWLLRAVVELSLFGGPDDPEFNLFRGSLWKECGIEVDVENGSSKNDSTCASSAQD; this is encoded by the exons ATGGCTCGTTTTGGTTATTATACTTCCCGTTCACGTTGGGGTCCACGTCGGGGTTCATGTTCGAGTTCCATTTCCACTG TACCCCAATCCACTTACTCTGCTTTATCTGGCAAAAGGA GTCCTAGTGCCTGTGACGAGGTTGCGGTGAGATATCCAAATGGAGGTTCTACGGTCTTTTATCATtcaaattttcgtccaagtgcAATTGGTCGTGGCATTTCTGATGACCAATGCCAGTGGTTGCTTCGGGCGGTTGTTGAG CTAAGCCTTTTTGGCGGGCCTGATGACCCGGAGTTTAACCTTTTCCGAGGTTCCCTATGGAAAGAGTGTGGCATTGAGGTGGATGTTGAGAATGGTTCGTCCAAGAATGATTCGACTTGCGCTAGTTCGGCTCAGGATTGA
- the LOC126590650 gene encoding uncharacterized protein LOC126590650 isoform X1: protein MDMDTGPARLAHETKSTIFKIRGHTFSPFTLGFVFNVRGKLQKLKPCTFFLCGWDGLSNSRTKIMARYYTSRSRWSSRWGPRRGSCSSSISTVPQSTYSALSGKRSPSACDEVAVRYPNGGSTVFYHSNFRPSAIGRGISDDQCQWLLRAVVELSLFGGPDDPGFKLFRGSLWTQCGIEVDVENGSSKNDSTCASSAQD, encoded by the exons atggaTATGGATACCGGCCCGGCCCGCTTGGcccatgaaacaaagtctactATCTTTAAAATCCGAGGCCACACCTTTTCCCCTTTCACTTTAGGGTTTGTGTTCAATGTCCGCGGAAAACTCCAAAAGCTGAAGCCTTGCACATTCTTTCTCTGCGG TTGGGACGGCTTGTCGAATTCTCGAACCAAAATTATGGCTCGTTATTATACTTCCCGTTCACGTTGGAGTTCACGTTGGGGTCCACGTAGGGGTTCATGTTCGAGTTCCATTTCCACTG TACCCCAATCCACTTACTCTGCTTTATCTGGCAAAAGGA GTCCTAGTGCCTGTGACGAGGTTGCGGTGAGATATCCAAACGGAGGTTCTACGGTCTTTTATCATtcaaattttcgtccaagtgcAATTGGTCGTGGCATTTCTGATGACCAATGCCAGTGGTTGCTTCGGGCGGTTGTTGAG CTAAGCCTTTTTGGCGGGCCTGATGACCCGGGGTTTAAGCTTTTCCGAGGTAGCCTATGGACACAGTGTGGCATTGAGGTGGATGTTGAGAATGGTTCGTCCAAGAATGATTCGACTTGCGCTAGTTCGGCTCAGGATTGA
- the LOC126590650 gene encoding uncharacterized protein LOC126590650 isoform X2, translating to MARYYTSRSRWSSRWGPRRGSCSSSISTVPQSTYSALSGKRSPSACDEVAVRYPNGGSTVFYHSNFRPSAIGRGISDDQCQWLLRAVVELSLFGGPDDPGFKLFRGSLWTQCGIEVDVENGSSKNDSTCASSAQD from the exons ATGGCTCGTTATTATACTTCCCGTTCACGTTGGAGTTCACGTTGGGGTCCACGTAGGGGTTCATGTTCGAGTTCCATTTCCACTG TACCCCAATCCACTTACTCTGCTTTATCTGGCAAAAGGA GTCCTAGTGCCTGTGACGAGGTTGCGGTGAGATATCCAAACGGAGGTTCTACGGTCTTTTATCATtcaaattttcgtccaagtgcAATTGGTCGTGGCATTTCTGATGACCAATGCCAGTGGTTGCTTCGGGCGGTTGTTGAG CTAAGCCTTTTTGGCGGGCCTGATGACCCGGGGTTTAAGCTTTTCCGAGGTAGCCTATGGACACAGTGTGGCATTGAGGTGGATGTTGAGAATGGTTCGTCCAAGAATGATTCGACTTGCGCTAGTTCGGCTCAGGATTGA